CTTACAGACCCATCTAAAAAGCCGCTTCATCCAAAAAACTAAAAGTACTCGTGTTGCAACACAAATTATATAAATACTTAACTTAAAGATACATCATCGCTTTTCCATACCAGCAGACTGGTACATAAAGTAATACGTTTTAAGACTGGGCTTTTCTTGCAAGCTTCTTTGATCCTTGGTCCTTCTCCACAGACTTGATTATTCCTACAGCCACCGTCTGCTTTAGGTCCCTGGCAGCAAACCGGCCTGAAGGGAAGACAAGGAACAACAAATTAGTCCCTCTGCAGTTCAATGGGAAAGGATGGCTCAAACGTGCAAGTGTCCAACCAAATGGTTCGACACCTTATGCATATCCATCCAATCAGACATTAGTTCCTCAGTTACCAATGTTGGTTAACATTACCTAAAGGAGGAAAGGCAAAGAAGCTCTCCACACAGAGAGGTCTGTTGGGGACCATCCTGATGGTGGCAGCATCCCCAGACACCAGGACCTGTGGGGAGTCTTCCAGCTTCCTTCCTGTGCGCCTGTCCAGCTTCTCCTGCAGCTCAGCGAAGCGGCAGGTCACATGGGTTGTGTGGCAGTCCAGAACAGGCGAGTAGCCCATCTTGATCTTACCGGGGTGGTTCAGTATAATCACCTGAGGAAGGAACAGAGTAAATGGATTTCACCCACAAAGTAGagtccatgccccccccccccccctccccctgggtaTAGTTGCCATGCCAACCTGCGCCACAAAGCTGCTGACATCAGAGGGAGGGTCGTGCACGGCGTTGCCGGCCACATCTCCGCGCCGAAGGTTCTTCACCGCCACGTTCTTGATGTTGAAGCCCACGTTGTGGCCCGGCAGTGCCGTCTCCAGACCCTGGTGGTGCATCTGGATGGACTTAACCTCCGCAGTAAGCTTAGCAGGGGAGAAGGTCAACACCATGCCAGGCTTGAGGACTCCGGTCTCAATCTTGCCCACTGGAACAGTGCCCACTCCTGCAACAGATGACAACAGTAAGTGAACTGGTATGGTATGAAGAGACCGCAAGAACTCAAACTTCAAATTGAAGTAACTTGCCGCCAATCTTGTAGACATCTTGCAGGGGTAGGCGCAAGGGTTTGGTGGCCGAGCGTACTGGGGGGTGGACAGAGTCAAGAACCTCCAGCAGAGTTTTCCCATTTGCGttgccctccttccttctcactTTCCATCCTTTAAACCAGGACATCTAGACAGATTTGTTAAGTGCTTCATTAGGGTAAGCAATAGGTCAAGTTAAGATGGATTTTAAAACGAGTCACTTAATATTTACCTTTTGAGACGGGGTGAGCATGTTTTCCCCAGTCCATCCTGAAACGGGAACAAAAGGGACCGTGGAGGGTTCATAGCCAATCTTCTTGAGGAACATTGACACGCTGCGGACCACCTCATTGTAACGCTTCTGGCAGTATGGCGGTTCCGTTAGGTCCATCTTATTCACGCAGACGATCACTTGCTTTACGCCAAGGGTGTATGCAAGCAAAGCATGCTCTCTGGTCTGGCCGTTCCTTGAGATGCCAGCTTCGAACTCGCCTTTGGCAGCGGAAACAACCAAAACTGCAACATCAGCCTGTAATAAAATGTAATCTCGTGTTAAGACTTCAAACTAATAATTATACCTTTAAACCGAAGGTTAACCTAATTCTGCGTGGATGTACTAACCTGTGACGTCCCGGTAATCATGTTCTTGATGAAGTCCCGATGGCCAGGAGCATCAATTATCGTTATAGTGTATTTCTGAGTGTTGAACTTAAGCAAGGAAATGTCAATGGTGATACCTCGTTCCCTTTCAGCTTTTAGTTTGTCCAAAACCCAAGCGTATTTGAAGGAGCTCTTGCCCATCTAATGAGAAAAGAAAGAACTTTAGGTTGAATTAAATCATTTAAAATTGATAAATCTAGTGCCACGCCTTCGTGCCAGTTTCTTACCTGGGCCGCAGCCTTCTCAAATTTCTCAATCGTTCGTGGGTCTACGCCACCGCATTTGTAAACGAGGTGTCCGGTGGTTGTAGACTTTCCGCTGTCGACATGGCCTATGATCACCACATTAATGTGGGTTTTGTCTTTTCCCATTTTATTAAACTTGATAGGACGCTGAACGTTAGCTTGATTTGAAACGGTCTGGAGTAGGAGTTAGTTTGTTTAGCCTTTATAGCTGATAATTAATTGTTAATTGAAATCAGGTGTAGGTGATTGGTAGACTAATTAAAATCAGGTGAAAATGGTTCACAGCGCGTTCTAAATTATGTTTCTGCTAGTCGTTTGGTGATTTCAGCTGTTGTATCAGACATAACTACTTGACATGGGCAATTCGTTAACTTGATCTTGTTTTTTGCAAGTCAAGGGATGTTTGAGAGGTGAGAATCCCTCCCCTACAAGGTGTATGGTGATGTAAATCAAATAAACCCTGTTTCAGCACAATGACGTTCAACTACTAGTTAGTCATCCGATTCCTTTGCCCGGGCTATCCCGCGGTGTACCAGATTACCAGGTTTTATAGCCTGCAGTGTCATTCTGATGTAGGCTAAGCTTGTCAGTCGTGTccaatatattttctttgtcaATTTGACTATAATACGTGAAATGCTTTAAATTATTCACTGGACCATCCCAAACAGAAAGAGACCCGCTGTCATATCTTTGTTTGCGATGATACCCATAATTTTAGGTCTCCCCCCACCGCTTTGCCTGTGCCGCTACAGGCTGACTGTTGCAACAAAAACGAATGAACCTACTAACCACAAACCCGGAAACGGCAGACAGTAAGAGGAGCATTCGGTATTCAatgactgtactgtagctaacgTGGTAGGCTAGTTGTCTAAACGTCGACCGCCGATCCCTGCGTGTCGAACCCCAAGGTAAAACAACAAACTTATCGTCCGCCATAATGAAACGTTATCAAATTCAGTTGTCAAAAACGCATGTTACTTTGATCAATTGTGTAAGAACAATTTGATTCAGCCGTGAGAGACAAGGACCTGTGAGCATCATGCATTGGGGGTGGCTGTCAAACGTTTTAAACCATCCCTATTTATTCCTTTATTCCCGTGTGCTTAAGTTGAAGATGAGGTGTCTTCGCTATCGGATAGACTACCAAACTACATTCTACTTCCTCTTTTACTTTGCAAAATCATGAACAGCTGTTATTATCTCTTATGTACACCGATGGACGCTCATGCATTTTGGTTTTCACTAGACATTCGCCTCATTGGATTGAACATGTTTGCCAATGTAACTGTTCCACCAGGATAAAGTAGCCATGGCCAGGCTATGACCCAGATGGCAAGACCTGTTTGCGATCCGTTAACAGGAAATATAATGAATGAATTGGCAAGGTGCGGTTGCCTCAAATGAAAATTAAACGGATGTATTTTCTAACCACAAAAGCATGAAAAGCATGCTTGAATCAGTGAAGGTGTAGTAAtggcattgttagatttggttcATCATGAGATAAGATGGTCAGATATTATTAACTAACACAAAGCTTCCCACGATGGAGTTTCAATAAGACTGACAGCATCATGCAGAAGAAGCTGAATACTGTCTGTACATAATTTGACTCATTTCATTTCATCCTTAAAGTATAAGAGACCCTCAGGAAGTTGCCCTTGGTACTTGGTATGTTGTTCTGCAGGCGTCAGTCTGATGCAGAGTGACAAATCAGATCTCACGCCATTTTCTGCTGTACCAGGTCAAGAAGATGATGCTtaccactcactcacacacacacacagtcatacacacaatCAATTTAGAGAAGCAGGCAAGCTATGATAAGAAAATTAGTGAAAGAATGTTCCAACCAGTAAACACTTCAGCACACAACCAACCAGTGTAGTAACAAGACCAAAGAGAAAGTGCAGTTGATGTAATGATATATACTGTAGTTAATTTGCAGTAGAA
This genomic stretch from Hypomesus transpacificus isolate Combined female chromosome 8, fHypTra1, whole genome shotgun sequence harbors:
- the si:dkey-37o8.1 gene encoding elongation factor 1-alpha-like; amino-acid sequence: MGKDKTHINVVIIGHVDSGKSTTTGHLVYKCGGVDPRTIEKFEKAAAQMGKSSFKYAWVLDKLKAERERGITIDISLLKFNTQKYTITIIDAPGHRDFIKNMITGTSQADVAVLVVSAAKGEFEAGISRNGQTREHALLAYTLGVKQVIVCVNKMDLTEPPYCQKRYNEVVRSVSMFLKKIGYEPSTVPFVPVSGWTGENMLTPSQKMSWFKGWKVRRKEGNANGKTLLEVLDSVHPPVRSATKPLRLPLQDVYKIGGVGTVPVGKIETGVLKPGMVLTFSPAKLTAEVKSIQMHHQGLETALPGHNVGFNIKNVAVKNLRRGDVAGNAVHDPPSDVSSFVAQVIILNHPGKIKMGYSPVLDCHTTHVTCRFAELQEKLDRRTGRKLEDSPQVLVSGDAATIRMVPNRPLCVESFFAFPPLGRFAARDLKQTVAVGIIKSVEKDQGSKKLARKAQS